The Populus trichocarpa isolate Nisqually-1 chromosome 2, P.trichocarpa_v4.1, whole genome shotgun sequence genome has a window encoding:
- the LOC7459510 gene encoding ras-related protein RABA5e, translating into MGREQEEGEGGEEYLFKIVVIGDSAVGKSNLLSRFARNEFDSNSKATIGVEFQTQVVDIDGKEIKAQIWDTAGQERFRAVTSAYYRGAVGALIVYDITRRTSFDSVKRWLDELGTHCDTAIARMLVGNKCDLDSIREVSRDEGKSLAEEESLFFMETSALDSTNVEAAFEVVIREIYNNMSRKILNSDSYKAELTANRVSLVNGDTSSKKYGFSCCNT; encoded by the exons ATGGGTCGAGAAcaagaagaaggggaagggggTGAAGAGTACTTGTTCAAGATAGTGGTCATAGGAGACTCTGCTGTTGGGAAATCCAACTTGTTGTCAAGATTTGCTAGAAATGAGTTTGATAGCAATTCAAAGGCTACAATTGGGGTAGAGTTCCAGACCCAAGTGGTGGATATTGATGGCAAAGAAATCAAGGCACAGATCTGGGACACTGCTGGTCAAGAGAGGTTTAGAGCTGTCACCTCTGCTTACTATAGAGGTGCCGTTGGTGCTCTCATTGTTTATGATATCACCAGGAGGACAAGCTTTGATAGTGTTAAGAGGTGGCTTGATGAACTTGGCA CTCATTGCGACACTGCGATCGCTAGAATGCTTGTAGGGAACAAGTGTGATCTTGACAGTATCAGAGAAGTGAGTAGAGACGAGGGCAAGAGCCTTGCGGAGGAAGAAAGTCTATTCTTCATGGAGACATCTGCCCTTGATTCTACTAATGTTGAAGCTGCTTTCGAGGTTGTTATCCGTGAAATCTACAATAATATGAGCAGGAAAATCTTAAACTCTGATTCATACAAGGCTGAGCTGACAGCCAATCGAGTGAGCCTGGTGAATGGGGACACCTCGTCCAAAAAGTATGGCTTCTCTTGCTGCAATACATAG